The following are from one region of the Ornithorhynchus anatinus isolate Pmale09 chromosome X1, mOrnAna1.pri.v4, whole genome shotgun sequence genome:
- the LOC103169450 gene encoding endogenous retrovirus group 3 member 1 Env polyprotein — protein sequence MEVAKSDVERGTNSVLESSKQNRGKLCRTCEWKGKQKLWKCQYDHNYGAGPLGLVDQQYYPNIRDSENRTRIFKEKQPALKGHYWICGKTAYTHLPLNWTGVCYIGLIRPKFSFLPEQAGKHLAIPLYEEMGRLTRSIDTSLTQAGNANGRVKEWPPERIIKEYGPATWAQGGSWRYRTPIYMLNRLIRLQAVVEVITNQTAKALDLLADQATQTWEAEIQHSLVEVGGVCGKLNLTNCCMKIDDNGRLVKEITQDIRKLAYVPVQTWSSPYNSSWWVWFGGSWWK from the coding sequence ATGGAAGTGGCAAAATCAGACGTGGAGAGGGGGACTAACTCAGTTTTGGAGTCTTCGAAACAAAACAGGGGCAAGTTGTGTAGGACGTGTGAGTGGAAGGGCAAACAAAAACTTTGGAAGTGTCAGTACGATCACAACTACGGAGCGGGACCCTTGGGGCTAGTGGATCAGCAATATTATCCTAATATACGAGACAGCGAAAATCGAACTCGTATATTTAAGGAAAAACAGCCAGCCCTAAAGGGACACTATTGGATTTGTGGAAAGACAGCATACACCCATCTTCCTCTAAATTGGACTGGGGTTTGTTATATAGGATTAATTCGGCCCAAATTCTCCTTCCTACCAGAACAAGCTGGAAAGCATCTGGCCATTCCATTATATGAAGAAATGGGGAGGCTGACAAGAAGTATCGACACCTCCCTTACCCAAGCTGGAAATGCCAATGGGCGGGTAAAGGAGTGGCCCCCTGAAAGAATAAttaaagaatatgggcctgcgaCCTGGGCTCAAGGTGGAAGTTGGAGATATAGAACTCCCATCTACATGCTGAACAGGTTAATTAGGCTACAAGCCGTTGTGGAAGTCATCACCAACCAAACTGCTAAGGCATTGGACCTGTTAGCAGACCAAGCGACCCAGACATGGGAAGCAGAAATACAACATAGTTTAGTGGAAGTAGGAGGAGTCTGTGGGAAACTCAACCTTACGAATTGTTGCATGAAAATCGACGATAATGGAAGACTAGTCAAAGAGATAACACAAGACATCAGGAAGCTAGCTTACGTCCCTGTTCAAACATGGAGCTCCCCCTATAATAGTTCATGGTGGGTATGGTTCGGGGGTAGTTGGTGGAAGTAG